In Apium graveolens cultivar Ventura chromosome 10, ASM990537v1, whole genome shotgun sequence, the following are encoded in one genomic region:
- the LOC141693294 gene encoding bZIP transcription factor TGA10-like isoform X1: MGSLPRSLLQSNIASSEQEIKILSASNEASSFISNPSKIQVSDRHQFHHQIPSGVMIQPNISSSTLNPSSSFIDKDGAGPYDLGEFDQALFLYLDGQNPNSSSSLPEQGANSGARPPTLNIFPSQPMHVEPSSSTKVSAISLVNPANVGSKRPLSDMSEQKNSIVNVPPHSGDPPQPKGVKREGNSSRGATNPENDRPRTPDAKTLRRLAQNREAARKSRLRKKAYIQQLENSRMKLTQLEQQIQKSARAQGYATAGNSLVGEHGLPVGIGNLSSDAVMFDVEYARWLEEHQRLMCELRAAMQQHLGDNELRLFVDNCLSHYNEIINLKCMIGKTDVFHLLSATWRTPAERCFMWIGGFRPSEIVKMIPNQIEPVSEQQLIALYGLQQSTVEAEEALSQGLDALNHSLSNVIVSDSLTSTPNVANYMEQMGLAMGKLATLEGFVRQADTLRHQTFHRLHQLLTTRQSAKGVLAIGEYFNRLRTLSSLWQARPRQD, encoded by the exons ATGGGTAGTTTGCCAAGAAGCCTTCTTCAATCCAATATAGCTTCTTCTGAGCAAGAAATCAAGATTCTTTCTGCATCTAATGAAGCTTCTTCTTTCATATCTAATCCAAGCAAAATTCAGGTTTCAGACCGTCATCAGTTTCATCACCAGATCCCTTCCGGCGTCATGATTCAGCCTAATATATCATCTTCAACCCTTAATCCTTCATCTAGTTTCAT AGATAAAGATGGAGCAGGCCCTTATGATCTTGGCGAATTTGATCAAGCACTCTTTCTATATCTCGATGGACAAAACCCTAATTCCTCTTCTTCACTTCCAGAACAGGGCG CTAATTCTGGGGCAAGGCCTCCAACACTCAACATTTTCCCATCTCAGCCGATGCATGTGGAACCATCATCCTCAACGAAG GTGAGCGCTATAAGTTTGGTTAACCCAGCAAACGTGGGGTCCAAAAGACCGTTATCTGATATGTCCGAGCAAAAAAACAGTATTGTTAATGTCCCTCCTCATTCCGGTGATCCTCCACAGCCTAAAGGTGTCAAG CGTGAGGGAAACTCAAGCAGGGGTGCTACCAATCCAGAGAATGACCGACCTAGAACACCAGATGCTAAG ACATTGAGGAGACTTGCGCAGAATCGAGAAGCAGCTAGGAAAAGCAGGCTTAGGAAAAAG GCTTATATTCAGCAGCTTGAGAACAGCAGGATGAAGCTTACTCAGCTGGAACAGCAAATACAGAAATCTGCTAGAGCTCAA GGATATGCAACTGCTGGAAATTCTCTTGTAGGAGAACATGGACTTCCGGTTGGAATAGGAAACCTCAGCTCAG ATGCAGTAATGTTTGATGTGGAGTACGCGAGATGGCTTGAAGAACACCAGCGCCTGATGTGTGAGTTGAGAGCAGCAATGCAACAGCATTTAGGAGATAATGAGCTGAGGCTTTTTGTGGACAATTGCTTGTCTCATTATAATGAGATCATCAACCTCAAATGCATGATTGGAAAAACTGATGTTTTTCATCTTCTCTCTGCTACTTGGAGAACTCCTGCCGAGCGATGCTTTATGTGGATTGGTGGCTTCCGCCCTTCCGAAATCGTTAAG ATGATTCCAAACCAAATTGAGCCCGTGTCGGAGCAACAGCTGATAGCTTTATATGGATTACAACAATCCACAGTGGAGGCTGAGGAAGCACTGTCACAAGGTCTTGATGCTCTAAACCATTCCTTATCAAACGTGATCGTTTCTGATTCTCTCACTTCAACTCCAAATGTGGCCAACTACATGGAACAGATGGGTTTGGCCATGGGAAAGCTCGCTACTCTTGAAGGTTTTGTGAGACAG GCGGATACTTTGAGGCACCAGACGTTTCATCGATTGCATCAACTCCTGACGACTCGTCAATCAGCGAAAGGTGTCTTAGCAATTGGAGAGTATTTCAATCGTCTCCGCACCCTCAGCTCCCTCTGGCAGGCACGCCCTCGTCAAGATTAA
- the LOC141692191 gene encoding uncharacterized protein LOC141692191: MDPAGEWKEDKEGIRQVILNYFSELFHSSENNEVLSEREIVQQISDEQNHSLMEPVTSEEVKLAVFVMHPDKSPGLDGLNPGVFQAYWKIIGEDVVKFCQHFVNTGELPDGVNQTVFLQDEEVFGDIQPSRGIRQGDLISPYLYILCVEGLSSMIKRHEEVGLVHGCSIARGAPAVSHLLFADDCYLFFRATLAEASTMKNILRRYERVSGQTINFGKSSVMSSPNTLPSSRKQVCDVLQVNEISVPGNYLGLPMHIGKRKNNAFKFLSDRVSHKLQSWSNNCSAKALKELYRTLNIPSQLKGWKIDGGDPCA; this comes from the exons ATGGATCCAGCGGGAGAATGGAAAGAAGATAAGGAAGGAATAAGGCAAGTCATCCTAAATTACTTCTCTGAATTGTTTCATAGTTCTGAAAATAATGAAGTGTTATCCGAAAGAGAAATAGTGCAGCAGATTTCAGATGAACAAAATCATAGCCTTATGGAGCCTGTCACGAGTGAAGAAGTTAAGCTTGCTGTTTTTGTGATGCATCCGGATAAATCCCCGGGGTTGGACGGGTTGAATCCTGGTGTTTTCCAAGCTTACTGGAAAATTATAGGAGAGGATGTGGTAAAATTCTGTCAGCACTTTGTTAATACAGGAGAACTACCAGATGGTGTTAACCAAACAGTG TTTCTGCAAGATGAGGAGGTTTTCGGAGATATACAACCAAGTCGAGGTATTAGACAAGGAGATTTAATCTCTCCCTATCTATATATCTTATGCGTTGAAGGTTTAAGCTCCATGATTAAACGACATGAAGAAGTGGGTTTAGTGCATGGTTGTAGTATAGCTCGAGGGGCACCAGCTGTTTCACACTTGCTTTTTGCGGACGACTGCTACCTCTTTTTCAGAGCTACACTGGCTGAGGCATCTACTATGAAAAATATTTTACGAAGATATGAACGAGTCTCAGGCCAAACCATCAACTTTGGTAAATCAAGTGTGATGTCCAGTCCCAATACATTGCCAAGTAGTAGAAAGCAGGTGTGTGATGTGCTGCAAGTGAATGAGATTTCTGTACCGGGAAACTATTTGGGACTGCCTATGCATATCGGAAAAAGAAAGAATAATGCGTTTAAATTCTTAAGTGATCGGGTCAGCCATAAATTGCAGAGTTGGAGCAACAACTGTTCTG CTAAAGCTCTTAAAGAACTGTACAGAACCCTGAATATTCCATCACAACTCAAGGGATGGAAGATAGATGGTGGGGATCCATGTGCATAA
- the LOC141693294 gene encoding bZIP transcription factor TGA10-like isoform X2: protein MGSLPRSLLQSNIASSEQEIKILSASNEASSFISNPSKIQVSDRHQFHHQIPSGVMIQPNISSSTLNPSSSFIDKDGAGPYDLGEFDQALFLYLDGQNPNSSSSLPEQGANSGARPPTLNIFPSQPMHVEPSSSTKVSAISLVNPANVGSKRPLSDMSEQKNSIVNVPPHSGDPPQPKGVKREGNSSRGATNPENDRPRTPDAKTLRRLAQNREAARKSRLRKKAYIQQLENSRMKLTQLEQQIQKSARAQGYATAGNSLVGEHGLPVGIGNLSSVMFDVEYARWLEEHQRLMCELRAAMQQHLGDNELRLFVDNCLSHYNEIINLKCMIGKTDVFHLLSATWRTPAERCFMWIGGFRPSEIVKMIPNQIEPVSEQQLIALYGLQQSTVEAEEALSQGLDALNHSLSNVIVSDSLTSTPNVANYMEQMGLAMGKLATLEGFVRQADTLRHQTFHRLHQLLTTRQSAKGVLAIGEYFNRLRTLSSLWQARPRQD from the exons ATGGGTAGTTTGCCAAGAAGCCTTCTTCAATCCAATATAGCTTCTTCTGAGCAAGAAATCAAGATTCTTTCTGCATCTAATGAAGCTTCTTCTTTCATATCTAATCCAAGCAAAATTCAGGTTTCAGACCGTCATCAGTTTCATCACCAGATCCCTTCCGGCGTCATGATTCAGCCTAATATATCATCTTCAACCCTTAATCCTTCATCTAGTTTCAT AGATAAAGATGGAGCAGGCCCTTATGATCTTGGCGAATTTGATCAAGCACTCTTTCTATATCTCGATGGACAAAACCCTAATTCCTCTTCTTCACTTCCAGAACAGGGCG CTAATTCTGGGGCAAGGCCTCCAACACTCAACATTTTCCCATCTCAGCCGATGCATGTGGAACCATCATCCTCAACGAAG GTGAGCGCTATAAGTTTGGTTAACCCAGCAAACGTGGGGTCCAAAAGACCGTTATCTGATATGTCCGAGCAAAAAAACAGTATTGTTAATGTCCCTCCTCATTCCGGTGATCCTCCACAGCCTAAAGGTGTCAAG CGTGAGGGAAACTCAAGCAGGGGTGCTACCAATCCAGAGAATGACCGACCTAGAACACCAGATGCTAAG ACATTGAGGAGACTTGCGCAGAATCGAGAAGCAGCTAGGAAAAGCAGGCTTAGGAAAAAG GCTTATATTCAGCAGCTTGAGAACAGCAGGATGAAGCTTACTCAGCTGGAACAGCAAATACAGAAATCTGCTAGAGCTCAA GGATATGCAACTGCTGGAAATTCTCTTGTAGGAGAACATGGACTTCCGGTTGGAATAGGAAACCTCAGCTCAG TAATGTTTGATGTGGAGTACGCGAGATGGCTTGAAGAACACCAGCGCCTGATGTGTGAGTTGAGAGCAGCAATGCAACAGCATTTAGGAGATAATGAGCTGAGGCTTTTTGTGGACAATTGCTTGTCTCATTATAATGAGATCATCAACCTCAAATGCATGATTGGAAAAACTGATGTTTTTCATCTTCTCTCTGCTACTTGGAGAACTCCTGCCGAGCGATGCTTTATGTGGATTGGTGGCTTCCGCCCTTCCGAAATCGTTAAG ATGATTCCAAACCAAATTGAGCCCGTGTCGGAGCAACAGCTGATAGCTTTATATGGATTACAACAATCCACAGTGGAGGCTGAGGAAGCACTGTCACAAGGTCTTGATGCTCTAAACCATTCCTTATCAAACGTGATCGTTTCTGATTCTCTCACTTCAACTCCAAATGTGGCCAACTACATGGAACAGATGGGTTTGGCCATGGGAAAGCTCGCTACTCTTGAAGGTTTTGTGAGACAG GCGGATACTTTGAGGCACCAGACGTTTCATCGATTGCATCAACTCCTGACGACTCGTCAATCAGCGAAAGGTGTCTTAGCAATTGGAGAGTATTTCAATCGTCTCCGCACCCTCAGCTCCCTCTGGCAGGCACGCCCTCGTCAAGATTAA
- the LOC141693294 gene encoding bZIP transcription factor TGA10-like isoform X3 codes for MHVEPSSSTKVSAISLVNPANVGSKRPLSDMSEQKNSIVNVPPHSGDPPQPKGVKREGNSSRGATNPENDRPRTPDAKTLRRLAQNREAARKSRLRKKAYIQQLENSRMKLTQLEQQIQKSARAQGYATAGNSLVGEHGLPVGIGNLSSDAVMFDVEYARWLEEHQRLMCELRAAMQQHLGDNELRLFVDNCLSHYNEIINLKCMIGKTDVFHLLSATWRTPAERCFMWIGGFRPSEIVKMIPNQIEPVSEQQLIALYGLQQSTVEAEEALSQGLDALNHSLSNVIVSDSLTSTPNVANYMEQMGLAMGKLATLEGFVRQADTLRHQTFHRLHQLLTTRQSAKGVLAIGEYFNRLRTLSSLWQARPRQD; via the exons ATGCATGTGGAACCATCATCCTCAACGAAG GTGAGCGCTATAAGTTTGGTTAACCCAGCAAACGTGGGGTCCAAAAGACCGTTATCTGATATGTCCGAGCAAAAAAACAGTATTGTTAATGTCCCTCCTCATTCCGGTGATCCTCCACAGCCTAAAGGTGTCAAG CGTGAGGGAAACTCAAGCAGGGGTGCTACCAATCCAGAGAATGACCGACCTAGAACACCAGATGCTAAG ACATTGAGGAGACTTGCGCAGAATCGAGAAGCAGCTAGGAAAAGCAGGCTTAGGAAAAAG GCTTATATTCAGCAGCTTGAGAACAGCAGGATGAAGCTTACTCAGCTGGAACAGCAAATACAGAAATCTGCTAGAGCTCAA GGATATGCAACTGCTGGAAATTCTCTTGTAGGAGAACATGGACTTCCGGTTGGAATAGGAAACCTCAGCTCAG ATGCAGTAATGTTTGATGTGGAGTACGCGAGATGGCTTGAAGAACACCAGCGCCTGATGTGTGAGTTGAGAGCAGCAATGCAACAGCATTTAGGAGATAATGAGCTGAGGCTTTTTGTGGACAATTGCTTGTCTCATTATAATGAGATCATCAACCTCAAATGCATGATTGGAAAAACTGATGTTTTTCATCTTCTCTCTGCTACTTGGAGAACTCCTGCCGAGCGATGCTTTATGTGGATTGGTGGCTTCCGCCCTTCCGAAATCGTTAAG ATGATTCCAAACCAAATTGAGCCCGTGTCGGAGCAACAGCTGATAGCTTTATATGGATTACAACAATCCACAGTGGAGGCTGAGGAAGCACTGTCACAAGGTCTTGATGCTCTAAACCATTCCTTATCAAACGTGATCGTTTCTGATTCTCTCACTTCAACTCCAAATGTGGCCAACTACATGGAACAGATGGGTTTGGCCATGGGAAAGCTCGCTACTCTTGAAGGTTTTGTGAGACAG GCGGATACTTTGAGGCACCAGACGTTTCATCGATTGCATCAACTCCTGACGACTCGTCAATCAGCGAAAGGTGTCTTAGCAATTGGAGAGTATTTCAATCGTCTCCGCACCCTCAGCTCCCTCTGGCAGGCACGCCCTCGTCAAGATTAA